One part of the Granulicella arctica genome encodes these proteins:
- a CDS encoding carboxypeptidase regulatory-like domain-containing protein, whose product MENLFLLLILFSFSPPFVAKAQNSGTLHGQVLDPTGALVSGASVTLTQENKIVTSHSGQDGTYLFRALPAGKYSVSVQAPGFVLPSKVVTSIDSGQSRQLNLILTIAVEQQNVQVTDQTSGVSVNPDENSNALVIKGSDLDALSDDPDQLQNELQALAGPAAGPNGGQIYIDGFSGGQLPPKSSIREIRVNQNPFSAEFDRIGYGRIEILTKPGSDKFSGHVTSLATDSALNTGNPLVTQQPAYYLYFLQGDVNGPLTKQSSYFLSIFNLQRQNQSIIDATNPANVATILQQALPNPSSLISINPRVDVQVGESNTLSIRDSFTRSVQTGNGVGALSLAQQANNATNLENAIQLSDTVVVNSHIINETHFQWRRVRNDQVPSFINPTITVQGAFINGGSNSGTVKDHQDIFELQNYSTATVSKHTIRFGTRLRAYRDANESTSGANGNYIFQSVSEYRANTPTQYQANVINNPLARALLFDAALFYQDDWRVKPNLTFSYGLRYEGQNRIHNRADIGPRLALAWAPRYQANKPAKTVLRAGYGWFYDRFTVPNSFSSATGTPYIIQTIHQNGVNQQGYIVNSPDFYTPAAPVSSTTLSAAGSSTPTISTIDPHFHAALSMQGGLGVDRQIGKRNTVNVTYLYTRGVHQYRSNTVTAPTFDVANYTLTGPTPSVYNNQFQSGGIFNENQIIASSNISIRKLSLHSSYTYTEAKSDTSGVTFFPSIAQNPGLDYGRAGFGIHHRFFLLATYNAPHGIVIAPLLSAQSGTPYNITIGNDLTGNNQFNARPTYGTCGAAGVVSTHYGCFDTDPSGKDESLIPFNDGTGPANVVFHMRVSKVIGIGPHIKGAASGAMGPQGGNGSVNGRGLSGSQAQPKLDATVPRRYSLTFIAGALNIFNIVNRGTTNGVLSSPLFGTSQTLASGPYGSPTPGNRSIFMQALFSF is encoded by the coding sequence GTGGAAAATCTCTTTTTGCTACTCATCCTTTTCTCTTTTTCACCTCCTTTTGTCGCAAAAGCACAAAACAGTGGCACCCTCCACGGCCAGGTACTCGACCCCACTGGAGCGTTGGTTTCGGGAGCCAGCGTGACGCTCACGCAAGAGAACAAGATAGTCACTAGTCACTCCGGCCAGGATGGGACATACCTTTTTCGCGCTCTTCCCGCCGGAAAATATTCCGTGTCCGTACAGGCGCCGGGATTTGTACTGCCTTCTAAGGTCGTCACTTCGATTGACTCTGGACAATCACGCCAGCTTAATCTCATTCTGACCATAGCCGTCGAACAGCAGAACGTGCAGGTCACCGACCAAACTAGCGGGGTCAGCGTAAACCCCGATGAGAACTCCAACGCATTAGTGATAAAAGGTAGCGACCTGGATGCTCTGTCAGACGATCCAGATCAGCTTCAGAACGAACTTCAGGCCCTCGCGGGTCCCGCTGCCGGTCCCAACGGAGGGCAAATCTATATCGACGGATTTTCCGGAGGACAGCTTCCTCCTAAATCGTCCATTCGTGAGATTCGAGTCAATCAAAATCCTTTCTCCGCTGAATTTGATCGTATCGGCTATGGCAGGATCGAAATTCTCACGAAGCCGGGATCTGACAAGTTCTCTGGGCACGTCACCTCGTTAGCAACTGATTCCGCACTAAACACGGGAAACCCGCTAGTGACGCAGCAACCGGCCTACTACCTTTACTTTCTTCAGGGTGATGTCAACGGTCCTCTCACCAAACAGTCTTCGTATTTCTTGAGTATCTTCAATCTACAACGTCAAAACCAAAGCATCATCGACGCTACCAATCCTGCCAATGTTGCCACAATACTCCAGCAAGCTCTTCCGAACCCCTCATCGCTTATTTCCATAAACCCTCGCGTTGACGTTCAGGTCGGTGAGAGCAATACCCTTTCTATCCGCGACTCCTTCACTCGCTCTGTCCAGACCGGGAATGGCGTCGGAGCACTCAGTCTTGCACAGCAAGCCAACAATGCAACCAACCTTGAAAATGCCATTCAACTAAGTGACACCGTCGTCGTCAACTCACACATCATCAACGAAACGCACTTCCAATGGAGAAGAGTCCGTAACGATCAGGTTCCCAGCTTCATCAACCCCACCATTACTGTTCAAGGTGCATTCATCAATGGAGGTAGCAACTCGGGTACTGTCAAAGATCACCAGGACATCTTCGAGTTGCAGAACTACTCGACAGCGACTGTAAGCAAACACACCATCCGCTTTGGCACGCGCCTCCGCGCCTACCGCGATGCGAACGAATCCACCTCCGGCGCAAACGGAAACTACATCTTCCAATCCGTCTCAGAGTATCGGGCCAATACACCGACACAATATCAGGCGAATGTGATCAACAATCCTCTGGCTCGCGCCCTGCTCTTCGATGCAGCACTCTTCTACCAAGATGATTGGCGTGTAAAGCCGAACCTCACCTTCAGCTATGGTCTTCGCTATGAAGGCCAGAACCGTATTCATAATCGCGCCGACATCGGTCCGCGCCTCGCCCTCGCATGGGCGCCTAGATATCAAGCAAACAAACCAGCGAAGACCGTCCTCCGCGCAGGCTATGGCTGGTTCTATGACCGCTTCACCGTACCTAATTCCTTCAGCTCTGCAACGGGCACACCTTACATTATTCAGACCATCCATCAGAACGGCGTCAACCAGCAGGGTTACATCGTCAATAGCCCCGACTTCTATACTCCAGCCGCACCTGTCTCATCTACCACCCTGAGTGCAGCGGGATCATCGACGCCAACCATCTCCACCATCGATCCGCATTTCCATGCTGCGCTGAGTATGCAGGGCGGACTCGGCGTGGATCGGCAGATCGGCAAACGAAACACGGTCAACGTAACGTATCTCTACACCCGCGGCGTCCATCAATACCGCTCGAACACAGTGACCGCACCCACCTTCGACGTCGCCAACTACACCCTCACTGGTCCTACCCCAAGCGTGTACAACAATCAGTTCCAATCCGGCGGAATCTTCAACGAGAACCAGATCATCGCCTCCTCCAACATCAGCATCCGGAAGCTTTCTCTTCACAGCTCCTACACCTACACCGAGGCGAAGAGCGACACCAGCGGCGTGACTTTCTTCCCTTCCATCGCCCAAAATCCCGGGCTGGACTACGGCCGCGCCGGCTTCGGCATTCATCATCGCTTCTTCCTGCTTGCCACCTACAATGCACCTCACGGCATTGTCATCGCTCCACTGCTTTCCGCGCAGTCTGGAACACCATACAACATCACCATTGGAAATGACCTTACAGGCAACAATCAATTCAATGCCCGTCCCACCTATGGCACCTGTGGCGCGGCTGGCGTCGTTTCAACTCACTACGGCTGCTTCGATACTGATCCCAGCGGGAAAGATGAGTCACTTATTCCCTTCAATGACGGAACCGGACCTGCCAACGTCGTCTTTCACATGCGTGTCAGCAAGGTCATCGGAATCGGTCCTCATATCAAAGGAGCAGCCAGCGGAGCGATGGGACCCCAGGGAGGAAACGGCAGTGTCAACGGTCGTGGACTCAGCGGCAGCCAGGCACAACCAAAACTTGATGCCACAGTCCCACGCAGATACAGCTTAACCTTTATCGCCGGAGCTCTGAACATCTTCAATATTGTCAATCGAGGCACCACGAACGGAGTCTTGAGTTCCCCACTCTTCGGCACCTCACAGACCTTGGCGAGTGGCCCCTACGGATCACCTACTCCTGGCAACCGCAGCATTTTTATGCAAGCACTCTTCAGCTTCTAG
- a CDS encoding M28 family peptidase, with product MKMRMVVTAFVSLLSTLFCTGNAVQAQVIPPAIKTAETSIDAERIRAHVKFLSDDLLEGRGPGLRGSEIAARYIATEFALYGLKPGGDNNTYLQQINFVGMNAIPSKTNLALVPKDGKNIDLTYAEDYTVSNRTLTAQIDIDAPIVFVGYGVQAPEFQWDDFAGVDVKGKVILCIVGDPPSTDPKFFGGEALTYYGRWTYKFEQAARMGAIGALIIHRTDLASYGWDVVKNSNTSEKTYLRDDRNPQLQAASWIQLNVAKKLFAASGLDVNVEMEAAGKRGFKAVELPVRLKAHVESTVRPFQSANVVGILPGVNAGGREQAILYTAHYDHLGFVPGMAGDNIYNGAADNATGVGMLLEMAHAWTQSGIKPPHSIIFSSVTAEEQGLLGSEYLGQHPPVPAGDIALDINYDMILPIGIPQQVNVNGAQRTSFFSTVEATAKRFSLTIVPDPRPSAGSYYRSDHFSLSRVGIPAFSIETGDLYEGHDAAWGRKQHEDFTAHDYHNFSDNYHEDWDFRGNAKLDRFGMELGWEALAAPATIHWNASDEFEAARKASSR from the coding sequence ATGAAGATGCGCATGGTGGTCACCGCTTTCGTCTCACTTCTTTCCACGCTTTTCTGCACAGGAAACGCTGTACAAGCACAGGTTATTCCTCCAGCCATCAAGACGGCGGAGACTTCTATCGATGCCGAGAGGATTCGTGCCCATGTGAAATTTTTATCGGATGATCTTCTTGAGGGACGGGGGCCGGGACTGCGAGGGAGTGAGATTGCGGCGAGGTATATTGCGACGGAGTTTGCGCTCTATGGATTGAAGCCTGGTGGAGATAACAATACCTATCTACAGCAGATAAACTTCGTTGGGATGAATGCCATTCCATCAAAAACTAATCTCGCTCTTGTCCCAAAGGATGGGAAGAATATTGATCTGACCTATGCGGAGGACTATACGGTCAGCAATCGAACATTGACCGCACAGATCGATATTGATGCACCTATCGTATTCGTTGGCTATGGAGTACAGGCTCCTGAGTTTCAGTGGGATGACTTCGCTGGTGTAGACGTCAAAGGGAAGGTCATACTTTGCATCGTCGGCGACCCACCCTCCACTGACCCGAAGTTCTTCGGTGGGGAAGCGCTGACCTACTATGGTCGATGGACGTACAAATTTGAGCAAGCTGCCCGAATGGGCGCAATCGGGGCCTTAATCATCCATCGTACCGACCTTGCGAGTTACGGTTGGGATGTCGTAAAGAACTCGAACACGAGTGAAAAGACTTATCTGCGGGACGACAGGAATCCCCAATTGCAGGCGGCCAGTTGGATTCAGTTGAATGTGGCAAAAAAGTTGTTTGCCGCGAGTGGCCTGGATGTGAATGTGGAGATGGAAGCTGCGGGAAAGCGTGGATTTAAAGCCGTAGAACTTCCAGTTCGACTTAAGGCTCACGTTGAAAGCACTGTGCGACCATTTCAGTCGGCGAATGTAGTTGGCATACTGCCAGGAGTCAATGCAGGAGGCAGGGAACAGGCCATTCTGTATACGGCACACTATGACCATCTCGGTTTTGTGCCGGGAATGGCAGGTGACAATATCTACAACGGGGCGGCGGACAATGCTACCGGTGTTGGGATGCTTCTGGAGATGGCACATGCCTGGACGCAATCCGGAATAAAGCCACCGCACTCCATCATCTTTTCCTCTGTTACTGCTGAGGAGCAGGGTCTGCTTGGTTCGGAGTATCTGGGGCAGCATCCGCCTGTTCCAGCTGGGGATATTGCGCTCGATATCAACTATGACATGATTTTGCCAATTGGCATTCCACAGCAGGTCAATGTAAATGGAGCCCAGCGGACAAGTTTTTTCTCGACTGTCGAAGCGACGGCGAAACGATTTTCTCTGACGATCGTTCCCGATCCGCGGCCCTCTGCTGGCAGCTACTATCGTTCTGACCACTTCAGTCTATCTCGTGTAGGCATTCCGGCTTTTTCCATCGAAACCGGCGATCTCTACGAAGGACACGATGCTGCCTGGGGACGCAAGCAACACGAAGACTTCACGGCGCATGATTATCACAACTTCAGTGATAACTATCACGAGGATTGGGACTTTCGCGGAAACGCAAAATTGGATCGCTTCGGGATGGAGTTAGGTTGGGAGGCACTCGCAGCGCCTGCGACCATCCATTGGAATGCGAGTGATGAATTTGAAGCGGCGCGAAAAGCTAGCTCGCGGTAG